One Dehalogenimonas sp. THU2 DNA window includes the following coding sequences:
- the gatA gene encoding Asp-tRNA(Asn)/Glu-tRNA(Gln) amidotransferase subunit GatA, with translation MTIDVSSFTIVEARKLLDAKEISSVELTRAYLDRIDAVDGKVQALMTVTGDLALKQAKDADAAIARGEVAALTGVPVILKDVLCTKGVRTTCSSKMLENFIPPYDAGVVERLKARGAVIIAKANMDEFAMGSSTENSVYFTTHNPWDLTRVPGGSSGGSAAAVSAGEAPAALGSDTGGSIRQPASFCSVTGLKPTYGLVSRYGLIAFASSLDQIGPLTQDVADSALMLNAIAGYDPRDSTSVPQPEADYYGCLGGSVKGMRLGVPKEYFAQGVTPEVKAAVDAALKVYEDLGCSIEECSLPTTSYALAVYYIIAPSEASANLARYDGVRYGFSYKDTGSMWQAMEKTRGLGFGPEVKRRIMLGTYALSAGYYDAWYVKAQKVRTVIRREFDAAFEKYDALITPTAPTVPFKIGEKAADPFSMYLSDICTIPVNIAGLPGISIQAGFADNLPIGLQIIGKPFSEKTILNLGHAYQQNTAWHKRRPKL, from the coding sequence TTGACCATAGACGTTAGCTCATTCACCATCGTCGAGGCCCGCAAACTCCTCGATGCCAAAGAAATATCCTCTGTCGAACTCACCCGCGCCTACCTCGACCGTATCGACGCCGTCGATGGTAAGGTCCAGGCGCTGATGACCGTCACCGGGGATCTGGCGCTGAAGCAGGCCAAAGACGCCGATGCCGCCATCGCCCGCGGTGAGGTCGCCGCCCTGACCGGCGTGCCGGTGATCCTCAAGGATGTCCTCTGCACCAAAGGCGTCCGCACCACCTGTTCCTCGAAGATGCTGGAGAACTTCATCCCGCCTTACGACGCCGGTGTCGTCGAGAGATTGAAAGCCCGCGGCGCCGTCATCATCGCCAAGGCCAACATGGATGAGTTCGCCATGGGCTCATCGACGGAGAACTCGGTATATTTCACCACCCATAATCCATGGGATCTGACCCGGGTGCCCGGCGGCTCCAGCGGCGGTTCGGCCGCGGCCGTATCCGCCGGCGAGGCCCCGGCCGCCCTGGGCTCCGACACCGGCGGCAGCATCCGCCAGCCGGCCAGCTTCTGCTCCGTCACCGGCCTGAAGCCGACCTACGGCCTGGTGTCGCGCTACGGCCTCATCGCCTTCGCCTCATCACTGGACCAGATCGGCCCGCTGACCCAGGACGTGGCGGATTCGGCCCTGATGCTGAATGCCATCGCCGGTTACGACCCCCGCGATTCCACCTCGGTGCCGCAGCCGGAGGCGGATTACTACGGTTGCCTCGGCGGCAGCGTCAAGGGTATGCGGCTCGGCGTGCCCAAAGAGTACTTCGCCCAGGGCGTCACCCCTGAGGTCAAAGCGGCTGTCGATGCCGCCCTCAAGGTGTACGAGGATTTGGGCTGCTCCATCGAGGAATGCTCGCTGCCGACCACCAGCTACGCGCTGGCGGTTTATTACATCATCGCCCCTTCGGAAGCCTCCGCCAACCTGGCCCGCTACGACGGCGTCAGGTACGGCTTCTCCTACAAGGACACCGGGAGCATGTGGCAGGCCATGGAAAAGACCCGCGGCCTGGGCTTCGGCCCGGAGGTCAAACGGCGCATCATGCTAGGCACCTATGCCCTGTCCGCCGGCTACTACGACGCCTGGTACGTCAAGGCGCAGAAGGTGCGTACTGTCATCCGGAGAGAGTTCGACGCCGCCTTCGAGAAGTATGACGCCCTGATCACCCCCACCGCCCCGACCGTCCCCTTCAAGATCGGCGAAAAGGCTGCCGACCCCTTCTCCATGTACCTGTCGGATATCTGCACCATACCGGTCAACATCGCCGGCCTGCCGGGCATCTCCATCCAGGCCGGCTTCGCGGATAACCTGCCCATCGGCCTGCAGATCATCGGCAAACCCTTCTCGGAAAAAACCATCCTGAACCTGGGCCACGCCTACCAGCAGAACACCGCCTGGCACAAGCGCCGCCCGAAACTTTAA
- the gatC gene encoding Asp-tRNA(Asn)/Glu-tRNA(Gln) amidotransferase subunit GatC, which produces MELTKEEVLHIARLARLGIEDAEIDRLQGELSDILGHFTVLSQVDTEGVPPTAHTVAQCNVLGYDEPAPSLPTEEVLSNAPDRDGDFFRIHAVLE; this is translated from the coding sequence AAGAAGTACTGCACATCGCCCGCCTGGCCCGCCTCGGCATAGAAGACGCCGAGATCGACCGCCTGCAAGGTGAACTCTCGGATATCCTGGGCCACTTCACCGTGCTCTCCCAGGTGGATACCGAGGGCGTCCCACCCACCGCCCATACCGTGGCCCAATGCAACGTCCTGGGCTACGACGAACCCGCCCCGTCGCTGCCGACCGAAGAGGTTCTCTCCAACGCCCCCGACCGCGACGGAGACTTCTTCCGCATCCACGCCGTACTTGAATAA